Proteins encoded by one window of Sulfurospirillum barnesii SES-3:
- a CDS encoding apolipoprotein N-acyltransferase gives MQNLAWKSFVKKIFDIYFTRIYIIKAFVIALFLCAFIYLSYFEIHSLALNTLFALLGFYFLLGENRVVWFWCGFFTGLLWFYWISFSFVYYDLAFLIPLIILGIALVYGVLFWLIAKMSASLYIQTPLLFGLSFIDPFGFNWLKLPLILLDTYFSTTPLAFASFLIALSLFKAFPKAYKAIALAPLCLAIAWQTPAPITPPLLDVALPSIHIPQSQRWDSAYQQEAIDVNFALIKEAIAHNKELIILPETAFPLYLNRAPKLIEALKSYSHSIAIVTGALTYEENQGFFNSSYFFDKGEMHIAHKIVLVPFGEEVPFPAFIVKLVNQLFFDGAQDYQKAKVPHDFMIKEMPFRSAICFEATTDTLFEGNPKQMIAISNNAWFSPSIEQTLQHLLLRYYAKKYQTVIYHSANSGKSGIILP, from the coding sequence TTGCAGAACCTTGCATGGAAATCCTTTGTAAAAAAAATTTTTGATATTTATTTTACCCGTATTTATATAATAAAAGCCTTTGTTATCGCCCTCTTCCTTTGTGCCTTTATCTACCTCTCTTATTTTGAAATACACTCTTTAGCCCTAAATACACTCTTTGCACTTCTTGGCTTTTATTTCCTTTTAGGGGAAAATCGTGTGGTGTGGTTTTGGTGTGGTTTTTTTACAGGACTTTTATGGTTTTACTGGATTAGTTTTAGTTTTGTCTATTATGATTTAGCCTTTTTGATTCCCCTTATTATCTTAGGCATTGCCCTCGTTTACGGAGTTCTTTTTTGGCTTATTGCAAAAATGAGTGCTTCTCTTTACATTCAAACACCCTTACTTTTTGGTCTAAGTTTTATAGACCCTTTTGGCTTTAATTGGCTTAAACTGCCTCTTATTTTACTTGATACCTATTTTTCAACCACCCCTCTTGCGTTTGCATCATTCTTAATCGCACTTAGTCTCTTCAAAGCATTTCCAAAAGCCTATAAAGCCATCGCACTTGCTCCATTATGCCTTGCTATAGCGTGGCAAACCCCTGCTCCAATCACACCACCACTGCTTGATGTTGCACTCCCTAGCATCCACATTCCTCAATCTCAGCGTTGGGACAGTGCCTATCAACAAGAGGCAATTGATGTGAATTTTGCTTTGATTAAAGAAGCCATTGCACACAATAAAGAGCTAATTATTTTGCCTGAAACTGCCTTTCCACTCTACCTCAATCGTGCTCCAAAACTGATTGAAGCACTCAAATCTTATTCTCACTCTATTGCTATTGTCACAGGCGCTTTAACCTATGAAGAGAATCAAGGCTTTTTTAATTCATCCTATTTTTTTGATAAAGGGGAAATGCATATTGCCCATAAAATTGTTCTTGTTCCCTTTGGCGAAGAGGTACCTTTTCCTGCATTCATTGTCAAACTGGTAAATCAACTCTTTTTTGATGGGGCTCAAGATTATCAAAAAGCAAAAGTACCTCATGATTTTATGATTAAAGAGATGCCTTTTAGAAGTGCCATTTGTTTTGAAGCAACCACAGATACACTTTTTGAGGGAAATCCTAAGCAGATGATAGCCATCAGTAACAATGCATGGTTTAGCCCATCTATTGAACAAACCTTACAACATTTACTGCTTCGCTACTATGCAAAAAAATATCAAACGGTGATTTATCACAGTGCCAACAGTGGCAAAAGCGGGATTATTTTACCGTAA
- the leuS gene encoding leucine--tRNA ligase: MQYNPLEIESKWQKQWDETQAFEPSSDFIQAKKYILSMFPYPSGRIHMGHVRNYTIGDAIARHHRKHGFNVLHPIGWDSFGMPAENAAIKHGVHPKKWTYENIDYMRKELASLGLSFSKKREFAASDVLYTKHEQRIFIEMFNKGLVYQKSATLNWCNTCQTVLANEQVEEGCCWRCDNPVEQRLLPGYYLKITQYAQELLDDCEKLKAGWPNQVLTMQENWIGRSEGLEFSFSLSAESKAKLAHQFESYKVFTTRPDTIYGVSYSALAPEHAIVKYLIEHKLLSEEKIAQIKKMQSVGARERAQAPKEGVSLEINVIHPLTGKNVPVWVANFVLIEYGGGAVMAVPAHDERDFEFANKYNLPIIQSIESSTPFDGTCATTEYGKLVNSAYFSGLASKEAQKAIIAHFEAQKMGTKVINYKLRDWGISRQRYWGAPIPMIHCPKCGLVPEKFENLPVALPEDVEIKGEGNPLDKHLTWKYTTCPCCGDNAIRETDTMDTFFQSSWYFLRYTTDPSLWHDVPFDKASANYWMNVDQYIGGIEHAILHLLYARFFTKVLRDLGYVNTDEPFANLLTQGMVLKDGSKMSKSKGNTVDPDAIIKTYGADTARLFILFAAPPQKELEWNDSAVEGAFRFLKRFAQKAENAFTCKEIPNINHATLSKESKYARKKVYEALKKSNEIFEGGYTFNTLIAACMEALNALSDQNDATVWSEGYFVLLNILEPIVPHVCWEMSETLFGCANFSPIAIKEEVFVEESMILAVTVNGKKRTEIEVETSISKEEALRLGKESVAKWLEGSELIKEIYVPNKLINLVVK; the protein is encoded by the coding sequence ATGCAATACAATCCTTTAGAAATTGAAAGCAAATGGCAAAAACAGTGGGATGAAACGCAGGCATTTGAGCCCTCAAGTGATTTTATACAAGCTAAAAAATATATTTTAAGTATGTTCCCGTATCCTAGTGGGCGAATTCATATGGGGCACGTGCGTAACTACACCATTGGGGATGCCATTGCTAGACATCATCGCAAACATGGTTTTAATGTGCTTCATCCCATTGGGTGGGATAGTTTTGGTATGCCTGCTGAAAATGCAGCGATTAAGCATGGGGTACATCCTAAAAAATGGACGTATGAAAACATTGACTATATGCGCAAAGAACTTGCCTCTTTGGGGCTCTCTTTTTCTAAAAAAAGAGAGTTTGCTGCTAGCGATGTGCTCTATACCAAACATGAACAACGTATTTTTATTGAGATGTTTAACAAGGGATTAGTGTATCAAAAAAGTGCAACCCTTAACTGGTGTAATACGTGTCAAACCGTTCTTGCCAATGAACAAGTCGAAGAGGGGTGTTGTTGGAGGTGTGATAATCCTGTTGAACAACGCCTTTTACCTGGTTACTACCTCAAAATTACGCAGTATGCACAAGAATTACTGGATGATTGTGAAAAGCTCAAAGCGGGTTGGCCAAATCAAGTGCTTACCATGCAGGAGAATTGGATTGGACGCAGTGAAGGCTTAGAGTTTTCATTTAGCTTAAGTGCAGAATCCAAAGCAAAACTTGCTCATCAATTTGAGAGTTATAAGGTTTTTACCACACGTCCTGATACCATTTATGGCGTGAGTTATTCTGCTTTAGCGCCTGAACATGCGATTGTTAAGTATTTAATTGAGCATAAGCTTTTAAGTGAAGAAAAGATTGCGCAGATTAAAAAGATGCAAAGTGTGGGAGCAAGGGAGCGCGCACAAGCCCCTAAAGAGGGTGTGAGCTTGGAAATCAATGTGATTCACCCACTGACAGGTAAGAATGTGCCTGTGTGGGTGGCAAACTTTGTCTTAATCGAATACGGTGGGGGTGCTGTTATGGCGGTTCCTGCACACGATGAGAGAGATTTTGAATTTGCAAACAAATATAATTTACCCATTATTCAAAGCATTGAGAGTAGCACGCCTTTTGATGGTACGTGCGCAACGACTGAATACGGTAAACTTGTTAACTCTGCTTACTTTAGTGGTCTTGCATCTAAAGAGGCACAAAAAGCAATTATTGCTCATTTTGAAGCACAGAAAATGGGTACAAAAGTCATTAACTATAAATTACGAGATTGGGGAATTAGTCGTCAGCGTTATTGGGGTGCACCTATTCCTATGATACATTGTCCTAAATGTGGATTAGTACCTGAGAAGTTTGAAAATCTTCCTGTGGCATTGCCTGAAGATGTTGAAATTAAGGGGGAAGGAAATCCTTTAGATAAACATCTTACATGGAAATATACCACGTGTCCGTGTTGTGGAGACAATGCCATTCGTGAAACCGATACGATGGACACGTTCTTTCAATCCAGTTGGTATTTTTTACGGTATACCACAGATCCATCGTTATGGCATGACGTGCCGTTTGATAAAGCGAGTGCTAATTATTGGATGAACGTGGATCAATACATTGGTGGCATTGAACATGCGATTTTACACCTTTTGTACGCACGCTTTTTCACCAAAGTGCTTCGTGATTTAGGCTATGTTAATACCGATGAGCCGTTTGCCAATCTTTTAACACAAGGTATGGTCTTAAAAGATGGCTCTAAAATGAGTAAAAGTAAAGGCAACACCGTTGATCCTGATGCGATTATTAAAACCTATGGAGCGGATACGGCACGTCTGTTTATTTTATTTGCAGCACCTCCGCAAAAAGAGTTGGAGTGGAATGACAGTGCGGTTGAAGGAGCATTTCGTTTCTTAAAACGCTTTGCACAAAAAGCTGAAAATGCCTTTACATGTAAAGAAATTCCTAACATTAACCATGCAACACTTTCTAAAGAGTCAAAATATGCTCGTAAAAAAGTCTATGAAGCGTTGAAAAAATCGAATGAAATTTTTGAGGGTGGATATACTTTTAATACACTGATTGCGGCGTGTATGGAAGCCCTAAATGCTCTAAGCGATCAAAATGATGCGACTGTGTGGAGTGAAGGCTATTTTGTGCTTCTGAATATTTTAGAACCTATTGTTCCTCATGTATGTTGGGAAATGAGTGAAACACTGTTTGGGTGTGCGAATTTTTCACCCATTGCAATCAAAGAAGAAGTTTTTGTAGAAGAGAGTATGATACTCGCTGTAACGGTGAATGGTAAGAAACGCACAGAAATTGAGGTAGAAACGTCTATTTCAAAAGAAGAAGCACTGAGGCTGGGTAAAGAGAGTGTTGCAAAGTGGTTAGAGGGAAGTGAACTTATTAAAGAAATTTATGTCCCTAATAAATTGATTAATTTGGTGGTAAAGTAA
- the aat gene encoding leucyl/phenylalanyl-tRNA--protein transferase — MATKILIPQLHPKDYEFPSPLDASDEGLLAWGGDLAPERLLRAYSEGIFPWFNEDDPLLWWSPNPRLILFPDAIKQSKSLLKSMKHFDIRYDTCFERVMRSCWQTRLAKGQKSWINEALIESFCALHVKGFAHSVETFFEGNLVGGLYGLYLGGMFCGESMFSIKTDASKSALVGLCRKVKSLGGDFIDCQLPTEHLKSLGAIERSREVFLKMTQETLNKNGLKEGTW, encoded by the coding sequence GTGGCAACTAAGATTCTTATTCCACAGCTTCATCCAAAGGATTATGAGTTTCCTAGTCCCTTGGATGCGAGTGATGAGGGGCTTTTGGCATGGGGCGGTGATTTAGCGCCTGAACGGTTATTGCGCGCTTATAGCGAAGGTATTTTCCCATGGTTTAATGAAGATGACCCTCTTCTTTGGTGGTCTCCTAACCCCCGTTTGATTCTCTTTCCCGATGCTATAAAACAAAGCAAAAGCCTTTTAAAAAGTATGAAACACTTTGACATACGCTACGACACATGCTTTGAGCGTGTGATGCGTTCGTGTTGGCAGACAAGGCTTGCAAAAGGGCAAAAGAGTTGGATTAATGAGGCATTGATTGAATCGTTTTGTGCTTTACATGTAAAAGGATTTGCTCATTCTGTGGAGACTTTTTTTGAAGGAAATTTAGTGGGTGGTTTGTATGGGCTTTATCTAGGAGGGATGTTTTGTGGTGAGTCGATGTTTTCCATAAAAACAGATGCCTCAAAAAGTGCTTTGGTTGGGCTGTGTCGCAAAGTAAAATCTCTGGGGGGTGATTTTATTGATTGCCAATTACCCACAGAGCACCTTAAATCCTTAGGGGCAATAGAAAGATCCCGTGAGGTCTTTTTGAAGATGACTCAAGAGACCTTAAACAAAAATGGCTTAAAGGAGGGCACATGGTAG
- a CDS encoding AEC family transporter, with translation MVEQITPVFLFVFLGYAFKRIKHDISEALTEFVIYFSLPALALSKIRKLEFNDEIFNVILIAYIAMGIASVLAYGAGRVMKLNKRDLATVMIVSIFGNTAFVGFSYVESLYSLDHVVYALVYDQMASFIALLTFGVVIIAWGGGQERGVKEVAKQMFFSPPLLAIVAAIYFQGTVFPSFIETMLDKFQATLIPLVTTIVGMKLDFRAMPLYFKENLVALSIKMLITPLLMLFYFVYFADLKTDAMQITFLEVAMPPMTMAVVLAIRGGLNKDLAINALALGILFSFLSITLWHKLIL, from the coding sequence ATGGTAGAACAGATTACGCCCGTGTTTTTGTTCGTTTTTTTAGGGTATGCCTTTAAGCGTATTAAGCATGATATTTCAGAAGCCCTCACCGAGTTTGTGATTTATTTTTCACTTCCTGCATTGGCTTTGTCAAAAATTAGAAAGCTTGAATTTAATGATGAAATTTTTAATGTAATTTTAATTGCATACATAGCAATGGGCATTGCATCTGTTTTGGCATACGGTGCTGGGCGGGTTATGAAACTCAATAAAAGAGACCTCGCTACGGTTATGATCGTATCCATTTTTGGTAATACGGCATTTGTAGGCTTCTCGTATGTTGAGTCGTTGTACTCTTTGGACCATGTGGTGTATGCGTTGGTGTACGATCAAATGGCAAGTTTTATTGCACTCTTAACCTTTGGTGTTGTGATTATTGCGTGGGGTGGTGGACAGGAGCGAGGTGTCAAAGAGGTTGCAAAACAGATGTTTTTTTCACCGCCACTGTTAGCCATTGTTGCTGCTATTTATTTTCAAGGTACTGTTTTTCCCTCATTTATTGAGACGATGTTGGACAAATTTCAAGCGACATTAATTCCTCTGGTAACCACCATTGTGGGGATGAAACTTGATTTTAGGGCAATGCCTTTGTATTTTAAAGAAAATCTTGTGGCATTGAGTATAAAAATGCTTATTACGCCCTTGTTGATGCTCTTTTATTTTGTATATTTTGCAGATTTGAAAACAGATGCCATGCAAATTACCTTTTTAGAAGTGGCTATGCCTCCTATGACGATGGCGGTGGTGCTTGCAATTCGTGGTGGATTAAATAAGGATTTGGCGATTAACGCTTTGGCTTTGGGGATTTTATTTTCGTTTTTGAGTATAACGCTTTGGCATAAGCTCATTTTATGA
- the metK gene encoding methionine adenosyltransferase has protein sequence MEIQSHYLFTSEVVSPGHPDKCADIIADSIVDALLISDKNSRVASEVFVAGKHIIIGGEVNTKQILSFSDYEKIVKDALAKIGYDGKSAFTKEQCLHPDEVKVQVLLNQQSSDINQGVDQVSGEIGAGDQGIMFGFASCETADFMPAAITYARMLCDKVYNYALKHNHKLGVDIKTQVTIDYGTKQNFEECKPQKIHTIVVSAPSNEAMSIEEVRTLIKGLIDDTGLPTELYDPNNTIIHINPTGRYVNHSSLHDSGLTGRKLIVDSFGGYAPIGGGAQSSKDYTKVDRSGLYAGRWIAKNIVAAGLAKKCSVQLSYAIGVAKPVSISVDTFGTYTSVSDDELSEFVIHTFSLTPRWITEKFGLDKPSEDTFLYADVAARGQVGQSDYPWEKLDAVELFKTLKK, from the coding sequence ATGGAAATACAATCACACTACCTTTTTACCTCAGAAGTTGTAAGTCCAGGGCATCCTGACAAATGTGCGGATATTATTGCTGATAGCATTGTCGATGCACTCTTGATTTCAGATAAAAATTCACGGGTTGCCAGTGAGGTTTTTGTTGCAGGTAAGCACATTATTATTGGTGGCGAAGTCAATACCAAGCAGATTCTCTCTTTTTCAGATTATGAAAAGATTGTCAAAGATGCATTAGCAAAAATTGGTTACGATGGCAAATCGGCGTTTACTAAAGAGCAATGTTTGCATCCTGATGAGGTAAAAGTACAGGTTTTACTCAATCAACAAAGCAGTGATATTAATCAAGGTGTGGATCAAGTAAGCGGTGAAATTGGTGCAGGCGATCAGGGCATTATGTTTGGATTTGCCTCCTGCGAAACCGCTGATTTTATGCCAGCTGCCATTACGTATGCAAGAATGCTTTGCGATAAAGTCTATAATTATGCACTAAAACATAACCACAAACTCGGTGTTGATATTAAAACTCAAGTGACCATTGATTATGGAACGAAGCAAAATTTTGAAGAGTGTAAACCTCAAAAGATTCACACTATTGTTGTCTCAGCTCCTTCAAATGAAGCCATGAGCATTGAAGAGGTACGAACACTCATTAAGGGTTTAATTGACGATACAGGGCTTCCAACGGAGTTGTATGATCCTAACAATACAATTATTCATATTAACCCAACAGGTCGTTATGTTAACCACAGCTCTTTGCATGATTCAGGATTAACAGGTCGTAAACTTATCGTGGATAGTTTTGGTGGCTATGCACCTATTGGTGGTGGAGCACAATCAAGTAAAGATTACACCAAAGTGGATAGAAGTGGGCTTTACGCAGGACGTTGGATTGCTAAAAACATTGTTGCTGCAGGTCTTGCTAAAAAATGCTCTGTTCAGCTCTCCTATGCCATTGGTGTGGCAAAACCTGTTTCTATTTCAGTCGATACTTTTGGGACGTATACCAGTGTGAGTGATGATGAACTCTCTGAATTTGTGATTCATACGTTTAGTTTAACACCTCGCTGGATTACAGAAAAATTTGGCTTGGATAAACCCAGTGAAGACACCTTTTTGTATGCCGATGTTGCTGCACGTGGACAAGTAGGACAGAGTGATTATCCGTGGGAAAAACTTGACGCAGTAGAGCTTTTTAAAACCCTCAAAAAATAG
- the secF gene encoding protein translocase subunit SecF yields the protein MEFFSKNRVYNLMAKSKFFIIVSLCFIVASYGLLATKGLSYGIDFAGGTLVQVKYDQKAPLDKIREQISSDKMFANALITEFGSPEEIVIRFASTAESVSHDVGDKVRELLQGTGNFDIRKVDMVGPKVGSELREKGLMATLMCILAILIYIAFRFEWRFAIASILALVHDVSITLGAIILFKIEISLDVLAAMLTLIGYSINDTIIVFDRIREDIRSSKQLNLFETINHAVSQTLSRTTLTSLTVLFVVLTLFLFGGEIIHGFSFTLLFGVFVGTYSSVFIAAPLLRWLGFDIAEYKNKEALKEKNRIEKEKMRAMYEKGTV from the coding sequence ATGGAGTTTTTCTCAAAGAATAGAGTTTATAATTTAATGGCGAAGAGTAAGTTTTTTATCATTGTCTCATTGTGTTTTATTGTTGCCTCATATGGACTTTTGGCGACAAAAGGCTTAAGTTATGGTATTGACTTTGCAGGTGGAACTTTAGTGCAAGTCAAGTATGATCAAAAAGCACCTCTTGATAAAATCAGGGAGCAAATCTCAAGCGATAAAATGTTTGCGAATGCTTTGATTACGGAATTTGGCTCACCCGAGGAAATTGTTATTCGTTTTGCCAGTACTGCGGAGAGTGTGAGTCATGATGTGGGTGATAAAGTACGTGAATTGCTTCAAGGAACAGGGAACTTTGATATTCGAAAAGTGGACATGGTAGGGCCAAAAGTGGGAAGCGAGCTTCGTGAAAAAGGTCTCATGGCAACGCTTATGTGTATTTTAGCCATTTTGATTTACATCGCTTTTCGTTTTGAATGGCGTTTTGCCATTGCATCTATTCTTGCGTTAGTTCACGATGTCAGTATTACATTGGGAGCTATTATTCTTTTTAAAATTGAGATAAGCTTAGATGTTTTGGCTGCAATGCTTACGCTGATAGGGTATTCCATTAACGATACCATTATTGTTTTTGATCGTATTCGAGAAGACATTCGAAGTTCAAAACAATTGAACCTTTTTGAAACTATTAATCATGCAGTTTCTCAAACCCTTTCACGAACGACATTGACCTCATTGACGGTTTTATTTGTTGTTTTAACGCTCTTCTTGTTTGGTGGAGAGATTATTCATGGCTTTAGTTTTACCCTTTTGTTTGGTGTTTTTGTTGGAACGTACAGCTCTGTTTTTATAGCAGCACCCCTGTTAAGATGGTTAGGTTTTGATATTGCGGAGTATAAAAATAAAGAAGCTTTAAAAGAGAAAAACAGAATTGAAAAAGAGAAAATGCGTGCGATGTATGAAAAAGGCACGGTTTAA
- the yajC gene encoding preprotein translocase subunit YajC encodes MQGSASLISSLLPLVVLFAIFYFLVIRPQQKQVKKHKEMIDALKKGDKVITNGGLICEVVKPEEDSIKVKLNDDGVIVKVSRDYISKKIDE; translated from the coding sequence ATGCAAGGTTCTGCAAGTTTAATTTCGTCTTTACTTCCACTCGTTGTTCTTTTCGCAATTTTTTATTTTCTTGTGATTAGGCCGCAACAAAAACAGGTTAAAAAACACAAAGAGATGATTGATGCCCTTAAAAAAGGTGATAAAGTCATTACCAATGGTGGATTAATCTGCGAAGTTGTAAAACCTGAGGAGGATTCTATCAAAGTTAAGCTTAATGATGATGGGGTTATTGTTAAAGTTTCACGCGATTATATTTCAAAGAAAATTGATGAATAG
- the lptE gene encoding LPS assembly lipoprotein LptE translates to MKQLFLGFLIALFISGCGYKPSSYYAKRALGDKIYADVSISRKDPRNSVLIKDAVNEAVVSRFSAKLVSKEEADSILHVKIGSISFSPIVYDIYGYVIAYKTTVVLAIEYEDANKKVEKLNVSGEYDFSIESNSVISDSNRFEAIRSAAADSLDEFVSKIAIKGLRNGNNHQ, encoded by the coding sequence ATGAAACAACTATTTCTTGGATTCTTGATAGCTCTTTTTATCAGTGGATGTGGGTATAAACCCTCATCGTATTACGCAAAAAGGGCATTAGGAGATAAAATTTACGCAGATGTGAGTATCTCTAGGAAAGATCCAAGAAACAGTGTGTTGATTAAAGATGCTGTTAATGAAGCCGTGGTGAGTCGTTTTAGTGCAAAATTGGTAAGTAAAGAAGAAGCGGATAGTATTTTACATGTAAAGATAGGTTCCATCTCCTTTTCACCGATTGTGTATGATATTTATGGGTATGTTATTGCTTATAAAACAACGGTTGTCTTAGCCATTGAGTATGAAGATGCGAATAAAAAAGTTGAAAAACTAAATGTTTCTGGGGAGTATGACTTCTCTATTGAATCCAACAGTGTTATTTCTGATTCGAACCGCTTTGAAGCGATTCGCTCAGCTGCTGCAGATTCTTTAGATGAATTCGTCTCTAAAATTGCTATTAAAGGACTCCGTAATGGCAACAACCATCAATGA
- the secD gene encoding protein translocase subunit SecD has translation MNSGRFNYRLVIFFIAIIFGVGMSMPTLLQTQKGAKVSLGLDLQGGLHMLLGVKTEEAIQSKIKSIASSIKFFAQRGDIIIDDLRIAEEKITLTLLDKDEEKKLDAMLKEISGLHVNKEALFYTLTLDENEKVLIKEYAISQAVETIRNRLDQFGLAEPNVAKQGEDKILVELPGIKTAEDEQRARELIAKAAHLQLMAVDEKKQDRANTMSPSEAAQYGDVILSDAKSDTIRYVLKEIPVLDGSMLSDAKVAFSETHQPVINFTLNSEGAKIFGDFTANNIGNRLAIVLDNKVYSAPNIRERIGGGSGQISGAFSVKEAHDVAIALRSGALLAPVTLLEKRSIGPSLGADSIQASLIALISGFSLVVGFMVFYYRMAGIIANIALVVNLFLLIAIMALFGATLTLPGMAGIVLIIGIAVDANVIICERIRELLRSGVGVKQAIEKGYDNAMSAIVDSNLTSLITAIILYMYGTGPVKGFAVSLSIGILVSMLTAILGTHGIYQYIMPYIEKSKNLMFWFGMKRSH, from the coding sequence ATGAATAGTGGTCGATTTAATTACCGTTTAGTGATCTTTTTTATTGCGATTATTTTTGGAGTGGGTATGTCAATGCCTACTCTCTTGCAAACGCAAAAAGGCGCTAAAGTATCACTCGGTCTTGATCTTCAAGGCGGTCTTCATATGCTCTTAGGTGTTAAAACCGAAGAAGCCATTCAGTCGAAAATCAAATCTATTGCCTCTAGTATTAAATTTTTTGCCCAAAGAGGTGATATTATCATTGATGATCTTCGTATTGCAGAAGAGAAAATCACCCTCACCCTTTTGGACAAAGATGAAGAGAAAAAACTCGATGCCATGCTCAAAGAAATTAGCGGTTTACATGTAAACAAAGAAGCGCTTTTCTATACGCTTACGTTAGATGAAAATGAGAAAGTTTTAATTAAAGAGTACGCCATTTCACAAGCGGTAGAAACCATCCGTAATCGTTTGGATCAGTTTGGGTTAGCAGAACCCAATGTTGCTAAACAAGGTGAAGATAAAATCTTAGTAGAGCTTCCTGGTATTAAAACGGCTGAAGATGAGCAAAGAGCGCGCGAATTAATTGCAAAAGCAGCGCATTTACAACTCATGGCAGTGGATGAAAAAAAACAAGACCGTGCGAATACAATGAGCCCAAGTGAAGCAGCACAATACGGGGATGTGATTTTAAGCGATGCTAAAAGTGACACCATTCGCTATGTATTAAAAGAGATTCCTGTGCTTGATGGAAGTATGTTAAGCGATGCAAAAGTAGCTTTTAGTGAAACCCATCAGCCTGTCATTAACTTTACCCTTAATTCTGAGGGTGCAAAAATTTTTGGTGATTTTACAGCCAATAATATTGGCAATCGTCTTGCCATTGTTTTGGATAATAAAGTCTATTCAGCGCCTAATATTCGTGAGCGTATTGGAGGAGGAAGTGGGCAAATCAGTGGTGCTTTTAGCGTAAAAGAAGCGCACGATGTTGCAATTGCACTTCGAAGTGGCGCATTATTAGCCCCTGTTACCTTGCTTGAAAAACGAAGTATTGGACCCTCGTTAGGGGCAGATAGTATTCAAGCCAGTTTAATTGCTCTGATTTCTGGTTTTAGTCTGGTTGTTGGCTTTATGGTGTTTTACTACCGTATGGCAGGAATTATTGCGAATATTGCGCTTGTGGTTAATCTCTTTTTATTGATTGCCATCATGGCACTTTTTGGTGCGACACTCACCTTACCTGGTATGGCAGGTATTGTTTTGATTATTGGTATTGCTGTGGATGCCAATGTTATTATTTGTGAGCGTATTCGTGAATTGTTGCGTTCAGGTGTTGGGGTTAAACAAGCCATTGAAAAAGGCTATGATAACGCCATGAGTGCCATCGTGGATAGTAACTTAACCTCGCTGATTACGGCTATTATTTTGTATATGTATGGAACAGGTCCTGTGAAGGGATTTGCGGTGAGTTTAAGTATTGGTATTTTGGTTTCGATGCTGACTGCGATTTTAGGAACACATGGAATTTACCAATACATTATGCCTTACATTGAAAAAAGTAAAAATTTGATGTTTTGGTTTGGCATGAAAAGGAGTCATTAA